A genome region from Thermoanaerobacterium xylanolyticum LX-11 includes the following:
- a CDS encoding phosphoribosylformylglycinamidine synthase yields MSDVKRIYVEKKSQYNIEAKKLFDDLKNNLNISGLESVRVINRYDVLGLSEDVFLKAVNTIFSEPNLDDVHIEDLPYEKDDRVFAIEFLPGQYDQRADSAEQCIQILTNGFKPKVFCGKVIVLSGKLTDEEFDKIKNYCINPVDSREASLDKRETVDLEVDCPDDVEVLDGFVESDDVSIEKLYEKLNLAMSLEDFKFCHSYFEDVEKRNPTITEIRVIDTYWSDHCRHTTFLTNINDVKICDGKYNEPILKAFHEYKNSREFVYGESKKPMCLMDIATIGMKELRKRGLLDDLDESDENNACSIVVDADINGKSEKWLVMFKNETHNHPTEIEPYGGAATCLGGAIRDPLSGRAYVYQAMRVTGSGDPRTPVEMTIKGKLPQRKITKEAAHGYSSYGNQIGLSTGQVSEIYDEGYVAKRMEIGAVIGAVPKKNVFRGKPTAGDVVILLGGRTGRDGCGGATGSSKEHTQESIYTSGAEVQKGNPITERKIQRFFRNPDVLKMIKKCNDFGAGGVSVAIGELSDGLLINLDAIPKKYEGLDGTELAISESQERMAVLVAPEDAEKFIELAKEENLEATKVAEVTDDMRIKMVWHGKVIVDISREFLNTNGISQFTDVIVDSISSESYFERLKSAQSMNNIKELWLRNLEDLNVCSQKGLTEMFDSTIGASTVLMPFGGLYQMTPSEGMASKIPVLEGDTDTATLMAFGYNPKLSKWSPFHGAVYAIIEAVSKIVAMGGDYTKIKLSLQEYFEKLGKDPKRWGKPFSSLLGALYAQKALGIPAIGGKDSMSGTFMDMDVPPTLVAFAVATADANKVISSEFKKSGDKVIIIKAERNQQDLPNFKKLKRNFDKVNELLNENLILAASSVKYGGIAECITEMAFGNMVGFQLEANISDVDFFVSEYGSLIIEVDGDFDDDKYLKGIDYKILGRTIDEPYIILEDVKIHLDEAKKHWEKPLETIFPTVAEENIRQIPNIMYNKNNSFRASLKVAKPRVLMPVFPGTNCEYDSKKAFEKAGALVEMHVFKNLTGADIDASIDELVKLIENSQIIMLPGGFSAGDEPDGSGKFIATVFRNPKVKDAVMEFLKYRDGLMLGICNGFQALIKLGLLPYGEIRDIDSSDPTLTFNTIGRHVSCYVRTKITSNISPWFNNVKCGDIHVIPVSHGEGRFIANDDVLDMLKKNGQIATQYVDMDGNPTMEMPYNPNGSYWAIEGITSPDGRILGKMGHSERIGKNVAKNIYGNKDQKIFEAGVEYFK; encoded by the coding sequence GTGAGTGATGTAAAAAGAATTTATGTAGAAAAAAAGTCGCAATACAATATTGAAGCAAAAAAACTTTTTGATGATCTTAAAAACAATCTCAATATTTCTGGTCTTGAAAGCGTAAGGGTGATAAACAGGTATGATGTTTTAGGATTATCTGAAGATGTTTTTTTAAAGGCTGTTAATACGATCTTTTCAGAGCCAAATCTTGATGATGTACACATTGAAGATTTGCCATATGAGAAAGATGATAGAGTGTTTGCTATCGAATTTTTACCAGGACAGTATGATCAAAGGGCTGATTCTGCTGAACAATGTATTCAAATACTTACAAACGGTTTTAAACCAAAAGTATTTTGTGGAAAAGTTATAGTTTTAAGTGGCAAATTGACAGATGAGGAATTTGATAAAATAAAAAACTATTGCATTAATCCTGTAGATTCAAGAGAAGCTTCATTAGATAAAAGAGAAACTGTTGATTTAGAAGTTGATTGTCCCGATGATGTGGAAGTTCTTGATGGCTTTGTTGAATCTGATGATGTTTCAATAGAAAAGCTCTATGAGAAGCTAAATTTGGCAATGAGCTTGGAAGATTTTAAATTCTGTCATTCCTATTTTGAAGATGTAGAAAAACGTAATCCTACAATTACAGAGATAAGAGTTATTGATACCTATTGGTCCGATCACTGCCGCCACACCACATTTCTTACAAACATCAATGATGTGAAAATTTGTGATGGGAAATACAATGAACCTATCTTAAAAGCCTTTCATGAATACAAAAACTCCAGAGAATTTGTCTATGGCGAAAGCAAGAAACCAATGTGCCTTATGGACATAGCTACAATAGGAATGAAAGAATTGAGAAAAAGGGGACTGCTTGACGATCTTGATGAATCTGATGAAAACAATGCATGTAGTATCGTAGTCGATGCAGACATAAATGGTAAAAGCGAGAAATGGCTTGTAATGTTTAAAAATGAAACACACAATCATCCTACAGAAATAGAGCCTTATGGAGGTGCAGCTACTTGCCTTGGAGGAGCGATTAGAGATCCTTTATCAGGCCGGGCCTATGTGTATCAGGCGATGCGCGTTACAGGTTCCGGAGATCCAAGAACGCCAGTTGAGATGACTATAAAAGGCAAATTGCCGCAAAGAAAGATTACTAAGGAAGCAGCCCACGGCTACAGTTCATATGGGAATCAGATAGGACTTTCTACAGGACAAGTTTCAGAGATTTACGACGAAGGATATGTAGCTAAACGAATGGAGATAGGTGCGGTAATAGGTGCAGTTCCTAAGAAAAATGTTTTTAGGGGAAAGCCAACGGCAGGCGATGTAGTGATTTTGTTGGGTGGTAGGACAGGAAGAGACGGTTGTGGCGGTGCCACAGGTTCTTCAAAAGAACACACGCAAGAATCCATTTATACAAGTGGTGCAGAAGTACAAAAAGGCAATCCTATAACAGAAAGAAAAATTCAAAGATTTTTTAGAAATCCTGATGTTTTAAAAATGATAAAAAAGTGCAATGATTTTGGAGCAGGTGGTGTGTCTGTTGCAATTGGAGAATTAAGTGATGGGCTTTTAATTAACCTCGATGCAATACCGAAGAAATACGAAGGTTTAGATGGGACAGAACTTGCTATATCTGAATCACAAGAAAGAATGGCTGTATTAGTAGCACCAGAAGACGCTGAAAAGTTTATAGAGCTTGCAAAAGAAGAAAATTTAGAAGCTACTAAAGTCGCAGAAGTCACAGACGATATGAGAATAAAAATGGTTTGGCATGGAAAGGTCATTGTGGATATAAGCAGAGAATTTTTAAATACAAATGGAATTTCTCAATTTACAGATGTCATCGTAGACAGTATTAGTTCTGAAAGCTATTTTGAACGGTTAAAATCTGCCCAATCAATGAACAATATAAAGGAATTGTGGCTTAGGAATCTTGAGGATCTAAATGTGTGTAGTCAAAAAGGATTGACTGAAATGTTTGATTCCACAATTGGTGCTTCAACTGTTTTGATGCCATTTGGCGGTTTATATCAGATGACGCCATCTGAAGGTATGGCCTCCAAAATACCTGTTTTAGAAGGAGATACGGATACGGCAACATTGATGGCATTTGGATACAATCCTAAACTGTCGAAATGGAGTCCTTTCCATGGTGCTGTTTATGCAATTATTGAGGCGGTATCTAAAATTGTGGCAATGGGTGGTGACTATACAAAGATTAAGCTATCACTTCAAGAGTATTTTGAAAAATTAGGAAAAGACCCTAAAAGGTGGGGAAAACCATTTAGCTCATTGTTAGGTGCTTTATACGCACAGAAAGCTTTAGGCATACCTGCAATTGGCGGTAAAGATAGCATGTCAGGTACTTTTATGGATATGGATGTGCCTCCTACATTGGTAGCATTTGCTGTTGCAACTGCTGACGCAAATAAAGTGATATCTTCAGAATTTAAGAAAAGCGGTGATAAAGTAATAATTATTAAGGCGGAAAGAAATCAACAAGATTTACCAAATTTCAAAAAACTAAAAAGGAATTTTGATAAGGTCAATGAACTATTAAATGAAAATTTAATATTAGCAGCATCTTCGGTAAAATACGGCGGAATTGCTGAATGCATCACTGAGATGGCTTTTGGGAATATGGTAGGTTTCCAATTGGAGGCGAATATAAGTGATGTGGACTTTTTCGTTTCTGAATACGGCTCTTTAATAATAGAAGTAGATGGTGATTTTGATGATGATAAATATTTAAAAGGAATTGATTATAAAATTTTAGGCAGGACGATTGATGAGCCGTATATAATTTTAGAAGATGTTAAAATCCATCTTGATGAAGCGAAAAAACACTGGGAGAAACCACTTGAAACAATTTTTCCTACGGTTGCGGAAGAAAACATTAGACAAATACCGAATATTATGTACAACAAAAATAATTCCTTTAGGGCAAGCCTTAAAGTAGCAAAACCTAGAGTTTTAATGCCAGTTTTTCCTGGTACCAATTGCGAATATGACAGCAAAAAAGCTTTTGAAAAGGCCGGTGCTTTGGTTGAAATGCATGTTTTTAAGAATTTAACAGGAGCTGATATAGATGCATCCATCGATGAGCTTGTTAAACTCATAGAGAATTCTCAGATAATCATGTTGCCAGGTGGATTCAGTGCTGGCGATGAACCAGATGGTTCTGGAAAATTCATTGCAACGGTATTTAGAAATCCAAAAGTTAAAGATGCTGTTATGGAATTTCTAAAATATCGTGATGGCTTGATGCTGGGTATATGCAACGGATTCCAAGCACTTATAAAACTTGGTTTACTTCCTTATGGAGAGATTCGCGACATTGATTCGAGTGATCCGACGCTGACATTTAATACGATCGGTAGACATGTATCATGCTATGTCAGGACAAAGATAACGTCGAATATTTCACCATGGTTTAACAATGTCAAATGTGGCGACATTCATGTAATACCTGTATCACATGGAGAAGGAAGATTTATTGCAAATGATGATGTTTTAGATATGTTAAAAAAGAATGGGCAAATTGCCACACAGTATGTAGACATGGATGGAAATCCAACAATGGAGATGCCTTACAACCCTAATGGCTCTTATTGGGCTATAGAAGGCATCACAAGTCCTGATGGTAGAATACTTGGTAAGATGGGACATTCTGAGAGAATTGGAAAGAACGTGGCTAAAAATATATACGGCAACAAAGATCAAAAGATATTTGAAGCTGGTGTCGAATATTTTAAATAA
- a CDS encoding MerR family transcriptional regulator — protein sequence MEKKYYKIEDVSIKTGLTKRAIRYYEDLNLISPKRTDSGYRLYTDEDIEKIQKIISLKDSLGFSLSEIKEALELDKNVKDILSGEVADAETIDNYAKLIEKQIELIEEKNKKLLMAKQKFEELLLNLSKLKQKSKEADTI from the coding sequence ATGGAAAAAAAATATTACAAAATAGAAGATGTTTCAATAAAAACAGGTTTGACAAAAAGGGCTATTAGGTATTATGAAGATTTAAATCTTATTTCACCCAAAAGGACGGATTCAGGATACAGATTGTACACCGATGAAGACATAGAAAAAATTCAAAAGATAATATCTCTGAAAGATTCACTTGGCTTCAGCTTATCTGAAATCAAGGAAGCATTAGAACTAGATAAAAATGTCAAAGATATATTATCTGGTGAAGTTGCAGATGCAGAAACAATCGATAACTACGCTAAATTGATTGAAAAGCAAATAGAATTGATTGAAGAAAAGAATAAAAAACTATTGATGGCAAAACAAAAATTTGAGGAGCTATTACTAAATTTGTCTAAGTTAAAGCAAAAATCAAAGGAGGCAGACACAATATGA
- a CDS encoding IS110 family transposase has product MKYNQNLKILQITEKTLIVGVDIAKETHHARAFDFRGIEYGKRIEFSNDIDGMEKFFKWAVEIMNKSNKEHLMVGMEPTGHYWLCFAQFLRDKNHKVVLVNPFHVKRSKEFDDNSPTKNDRKDPKTIAMLVKDGRYVEPNIPDGIYSELRIAVDIREMLTKDLNKIKNRVARWLDIYFPEFNKVFADWEGKAALITLKEFPTPAKIIGIRAEEILAAWKKEVNRAVGIKRALKLIEAASQSVGKRDGIEMAEIEIKIILEQYEMIVKQIKEIESKIEELFMQVPDASEMLGIRGVGVITAATFIAEVGDITRYEHPKQIQKFAGYNLVENSSGQHKGQTTISKRGRRRLRSALYKMMMPILANNKEFQELHKYYTTRKENPLKKKQSIIVLCCKLIRVFFAILKKGVKYDGNKMLRDIKRPEIRNAA; this is encoded by the coding sequence ATGAAGTATAACCAAAATTTAAAGATATTGCAAATAACAGAAAAGACATTAATTGTAGGTGTAGACATTGCTAAAGAGACACACCACGCTAGAGCTTTTGATTTTAGAGGAATAGAATACGGTAAGCGTATTGAATTTAGCAATGACATTGATGGAATGGAAAAATTCTTTAAATGGGCTGTAGAAATTATGAATAAAAGCAACAAAGAGCATTTGATGGTTGGTATGGAACCAACGGGACATTATTGGCTTTGCTTTGCACAGTTTCTTAGAGATAAGAACCATAAGGTGGTATTGGTAAATCCATTCCACGTAAAAAGAAGTAAAGAATTTGATGACAACTCGCCAACTAAAAATGACAGGAAAGACCCTAAGACAATTGCAATGCTAGTTAAAGATGGAAGATATGTTGAACCTAATATACCTGATGGTATATACAGCGAGCTTAGAATTGCAGTAGACATAAGGGAAATGCTTACAAAGGACTTAAACAAGATAAAAAACCGGGTTGCAAGATGGCTTGATATATATTTCCCTGAGTTTAATAAAGTTTTTGCAGATTGGGAAGGGAAAGCGGCACTGATAACATTAAAAGAATTTCCAACGCCTGCAAAGATAATAGGTATTAGAGCTGAGGAAATACTTGCAGCTTGGAAGAAAGAAGTTAATCGTGCTGTAGGTATAAAGAGGGCTTTAAAGCTTATAGAAGCTGCGAGTCAAAGTGTTGGTAAAAGAGATGGCATTGAAATGGCAGAGATAGAGATAAAAATTATACTTGAACAGTACGAAATGATAGTAAAGCAGATTAAAGAAATAGAAAGCAAAATAGAAGAGCTTTTTATGCAAGTACCTGATGCTAGTGAAATGCTAGGTATAAGAGGTGTAGGAGTAATAACAGCAGCAACATTTATTGCTGAAGTTGGCGATATAACAAGATATGAGCATCCAAAGCAAATCCAGAAGTTTGCGGGTTACAATCTGGTTGAGAATAGTTCAGGGCAGCATAAAGGGCAAACCACCATAAGCAAAAGAGGAAGAAGGAGACTAAGAAGTGCTTTATACAAAATGATGATGCCCATACTTGCAAACAACAAAGAATTTCAGGAATTACACAAATACTACACCACAAGAAAAGAAAACCCGCTAAAAAAGAAACAGTCCATAATAGTTTTATGCTGCAAGTTAATCAGAGTATTTTTTGCCATACTGAAAAAAGGAGTAAAATACGACGGAAATAAGATGTTAAGAGACATAAAAAGACCAGAGATTAGGAATGCTGCATAA
- a CDS encoding MFS transporter codes for MKNISYKWIALSCTTLGALFSVLNGSMLLISLPDIMKGLNANMGIIMWIVMGYMLSLTILVPAIGRIADMFGRKKLYVSGFAIFTIGSLLCGISNSGLQLLIYRIVQSVGGSLMVANSTAIVADAFPKNELGKALGINSMVVSIASVIGPILGGFLTSLGWRYIFYINVPFGIIGTLWALIQLKELDKIPEGQKFDLKGTLLFTVGLLLFLIALSFGGFVGWYNKSIITLFIISIALILAFVYVENTTEQPMLDLRLFKTRILAFAFGSTLLNGIARGAVTFLLIFYLQGIKAMDPLKAGIFLAPFALSMMIVSPISGYLSDKYGARALSSIGLFISAIGLLGFVRISPKTSLTELIVWMLIMGFGSGMFFSPNTSEIMGSVPSDRRGIAAGTRTMMNNAGQVISIALSMAIVSSSITPEAMQALFVGTQVGSKGIAIAQFISGLREAFLISMIFSLIASFISYLRGPKPDWNQSSHKIKTEET; via the coding sequence ATGAAAAATATCAGTTACAAGTGGATAGCATTATCCTGTACCACTCTTGGAGCCCTTTTTTCAGTATTAAATGGCAGTATGCTTTTAATATCACTTCCTGATATTATGAAAGGTTTAAATGCCAACATGGGTATAATCATGTGGATCGTAATGGGATATATGCTTTCATTGACAATATTAGTACCAGCAATCGGTAGAATAGCCGATATGTTTGGAAGGAAAAAATTATACGTATCAGGTTTTGCCATATTTACCATTGGTTCGTTACTATGTGGTATTTCAAATAGCGGACTACAACTGCTTATATACAGAATAGTGCAGTCAGTTGGCGGTTCTTTAATGGTTGCTAATAGCACAGCAATCGTAGCAGACGCTTTTCCAAAAAACGAATTAGGAAAAGCTCTTGGCATAAACAGCATGGTAGTCAGCATAGCATCAGTAATAGGTCCAATATTAGGAGGCTTCTTGACGAGTTTAGGATGGAGATATATATTCTATATAAATGTGCCATTTGGAATTATAGGTACTCTATGGGCATTGATTCAGCTAAAAGAGCTTGACAAAATACCTGAAGGCCAAAAATTTGATTTAAAAGGTACACTTCTTTTTACAGTAGGATTATTGCTGTTTTTAATCGCGTTGTCTTTCGGTGGATTCGTAGGTTGGTACAACAAGTCAATCATAACTCTATTCATAATATCAATAGCATTGATTTTGGCATTTGTTTATGTTGAAAATACTACCGAACAGCCCATGCTGGATTTAAGATTGTTTAAAACGAGAATCTTGGCATTTGCTTTTGGAAGCACACTGCTTAACGGTATTGCAAGAGGCGCAGTAACATTTTTGCTCATATTCTATCTTCAAGGAATAAAAGCAATGGACCCATTAAAGGCAGGAATATTCTTAGCACCTTTTGCACTATCTATGATGATCGTATCGCCAATAAGCGGATACTTATCTGATAAATACGGTGCAAGAGCATTAAGCTCTATAGGTCTTTTTATTTCGGCTATCGGCTTATTGGGATTTGTAAGAATTTCACCTAAAACATCACTTACAGAGCTTATCGTTTGGATGCTTATTATGGGATTTGGGTCCGGCATGTTCTTCTCACCTAATACAAGCGAAATAATGGGCTCTGTCCCATCTGACAGAAGGGGTATTGCTGCCGGCACGAGAACAATGATGAACAACGCTGGACAGGTAATAAGCATAGCATTATCAATGGCAATCGTGTCATCCAGCATAACTCCTGAAGCGATGCAAGCTCTTTTCGTCGGCACACAAGTCGGTTCAAAAGGTATTGCCATAGCACAATTTATATCTGGGCTAAGAGAAGCGTTTTTGATATCAATGATATTTAGCTTAATAGCATCGTTTATATCATACTTAAGAGGTCCAAAACCAGACTGGAACCAAAGCTCTCACAAGATAAAAACAGAAGAAACATAA
- the amrS gene encoding AmmeMemoRadiSam system radical SAM enzyme, translating into MKEALYYEKIDNDSVHCLLCPQNCIINDGKYGFCRARKNEGGVLYSENYGKIASIAMDPIEKKPLYHFMPGSYILSVGTYGCNLRCQFCQNWEISQQRLEGEYLSSSKLVEIAKKQQGNVGIAYTYNEPSIWYEYVLDSAKISHKEGLKNVLVTNGYINIDPLREIIKYIDAVNIDVKAFSNEYYKRICHGNLESVLKVVEEAVLYCHVEITTLVVTGENDDYTEIEGLCKWISSINKDIPIHFSKYFPRYKMKNPETPIKVLEDIYAIAKKHLNYVYLGNVSGFDSNTYCPNCGHLLIKRKGYVHVVGIENNKCGKCGKGFYGFI; encoded by the coding sequence ATGAAAGAAGCACTCTATTATGAGAAGATAGATAACGATAGTGTACACTGCTTATTGTGTCCGCAAAATTGTATAATAAACGATGGGAAATATGGTTTTTGTCGCGCTAGAAAAAATGAAGGTGGAGTGTTATACTCTGAAAATTATGGGAAAATTGCATCTATAGCTATGGACCCAATAGAAAAAAAGCCTTTATATCATTTCATGCCTGGCAGCTACATACTTTCTGTTGGAACATACGGTTGTAACCTAAGATGTCAATTTTGTCAAAATTGGGAGATATCTCAACAAAGGCTGGAAGGGGAATACCTATCGTCAAGTAAATTGGTAGAAATCGCAAAGAAACAGCAAGGTAATGTAGGAATTGCGTACACTTATAATGAACCATCGATCTGGTATGAATATGTGTTAGATTCCGCAAAAATTTCACATAAAGAAGGTCTTAAAAACGTGCTTGTGACAAACGGGTATATAAATATCGATCCCTTAAGAGAGATTATTAAATATATTGATGCAGTAAATATAGACGTAAAGGCTTTTTCTAATGAATATTATAAAAGAATATGTCATGGAAATCTGGAAAGTGTTTTGAAAGTTGTTGAAGAAGCTGTACTATACTGTCATGTAGAGATAACAACATTGGTGGTGACAGGGGAAAATGACGACTATACTGAAATTGAAGGACTTTGCAAATGGATATCAAGTATAAACAAAGATATACCTATACATTTTTCTAAGTATTTTCCTCGATATAAGATGAAAAATCCAGAAACACCGATAAAAGTGCTTGAAGATATTTATGCCATTGCAAAAAAGCATCTGAATTATGTATATTTAGGCAATGTATCTGGATTTGACAGCAATACTTATTGTCCTAATTGCGGACATCTCTTGATTAAAAGAAAAGGTTATGTACATGTTGTTGGAATAGAAAATAATAAATGTGGTAAATGTGGGAAAGGTTTTTACGGTTTTATATAA
- the amrA gene encoding AmmeMemoRadiSam system protein A, with amino-acid sequence MGKLMSAYLMPHPPIIVHEVGRGEEHKIQKTIDSFEKASLNIKNQRPDTIIIISPHAHVFSDAVSIDMMEEIEGDLGQFGAYNVKMKFQSDLSLAKDIVKNAENGKIPIAKIDDKMISRFKLSQKLDHGCIVPLYFVKKHFETFNLIRMSYGFLPFEKLYDFGVQIGKSIRESDRNVVFIASGDLSHKLTPNSPNGYTPNGKVFDEKLLNLLRDFKVKEIINMDKELISDAAECGFRSVCVMLGVLDGYKVKTNILSYEGPFGVGYGVAEFISESYTGMGLLDELYKIKKERIDNIRKSEDAYVKLARESLEYYLKNNSIMNVPDNLPDEMTKNKAGVFVSLHKNGELRGCIGTIYPSKNNIAEEIIRNAVSAGTEDPRFYPVEIDELDDIVYSVDVLTKPEVVKSKDYLDAKKYGVIVRSGYKSGLLLPDLDGVDTVDRQISIALRKAGIAPDEKYTIERFEVVRHK; translated from the coding sequence ATGGGTAAATTAATGTCAGCATATTTGATGCCGCACCCGCCTATAATTGTTCATGAGGTGGGACGAGGGGAAGAACATAAAATTCAAAAGACGATAGATTCCTTTGAAAAAGCATCTCTAAATATAAAAAATCAAAGACCAGATACTATAATTATCATTTCACCACATGCGCATGTATTTAGTGATGCTGTATCTATAGATATGATGGAAGAAATTGAAGGTGATTTAGGTCAGTTTGGAGCATACAATGTAAAGATGAAGTTTCAAAGCGATTTATCATTAGCAAAAGACATAGTTAAAAATGCAGAAAATGGAAAAATACCTATAGCAAAGATAGATGACAAAATGATAAGTAGATTTAAGCTTTCCCAAAAACTTGACCATGGATGCATCGTTCCATTATATTTTGTAAAGAAGCATTTCGAAACTTTTAATCTCATAAGAATGTCATATGGTTTTTTGCCATTTGAAAAGTTATATGATTTTGGAGTCCAAATAGGGAAATCCATAAGGGAAAGCGATAGAAATGTGGTATTTATTGCAAGTGGTGATTTATCACACAAATTAACGCCAAACAGTCCTAATGGGTATACACCGAATGGAAAGGTTTTTGATGAGAAATTGTTGAACTTGTTAAGAGATTTTAAAGTGAAAGAAATAATCAATATGGATAAAGAACTTATAAGTGATGCTGCTGAATGTGGATTTAGATCTGTTTGCGTCATGTTGGGTGTACTGGATGGCTACAAGGTGAAGACTAACATTTTATCTTATGAAGGTCCTTTTGGCGTAGGATACGGTGTTGCTGAATTTATTTCCGAAAGTTACACAGGCATGGGATTATTAGATGAACTGTATAAAATAAAAAAAGAGAGAATAGATAATATAAGGAAATCAGAAGATGCTTATGTGAAATTAGCAAGAGAAAGCCTTGAGTATTATTTGAAAAACAATAGTATAATGAATGTACCGGATAATCTGCCAGATGAAATGACAAAAAATAAAGCAGGAGTATTTGTATCATTGCATAAAAATGGAGAATTAAGAGGGTGTATAGGCACCATATATCCTTCAAAGAATAATATCGCAGAAGAAATCATAAGAAATGCAGTTAGCGCTGGTACAGAAGATCCGAGGTTCTATCCTGTTGAGATAGATGAACTTGACGACATAGTGTATTCAGTTGATGTTTTGACAAAACCTGAGGTTGTAAAATCAAAAGATTATCTGGATGCAAAAAAGTACGGCGTAATCGTAAGAAGCGGTTATAAAAGTGGGCTCTTATTGCCAGATCTTGATGGGGTTGATACAGTTGATCGGCAGATATCTATCGCACTTAGAAAAGCTGGCATTGCACCGGATGAAAAGTATACTATCGAAAGATTTGAGGTTGTGAGGCATAAATGA